One region of Candidatus Acidiferrales bacterium genomic DNA includes:
- a CDS encoding ABC transporter ATP-binding protein, with translation MRESPLASVSNRGVSLLFQHAWRYRTLLAAGAFLLLAVGVFEGMLTLSIGPVFDRVLSPKEISSDLVLVTIPRIGKSIYLRQFVPGYFRNVWTVFAFFFVSMALYKAISQFGGSYMINFAGQAAVMDLRNRVYEKIIRQPLRFFQDHPTGKLMSAIVSDIEKIQYVVSQAVADLVRFTSTAIILFSVMVVLDWKMALGAVCLLPFVLYPSVNLGKLIRRSSRKSQENVGEMSRILQETISGNRVVKAFGMEKFEIEKFREATRRLLKSNMRWVRAHIVSPPLMEVLGAIAIVLILLYARNEIQRGVMTTGIFAAFVFAMFKLYEPVKGLSSIYNMFQQASGASSFIAEYLNLGEEIQERPGAPALPPFRDSIQFDRVSFSYDSGMSILKDIDLSVQAGEVVAIVGLSGAGKSTLVNLLPRFYDVTEGRLLIDGRDVRDVNLNSLRSQIAVVTQETILFHDTVRNNICYGLRDKKDDEVIAAARAAMAHDFVLELPHGYQTVIGERGMRLSGGQRQRIAIARALLKNSRVLILDEATSELDSESELAVQRALANLIQGRTTFVIAHRLSTIRRADKIMVLEEGRIAEVGSHQDLLARGGLYQRLYEMQFVENEPGVETTSV, from the coding sequence ATGAGGGAGAGTCCGCTGGCGTCGGTTTCCAATCGTGGCGTGTCGCTTCTCTTTCAGCATGCATGGCGCTACCGCACCCTGCTGGCGGCCGGGGCCTTCTTGCTCCTCGCGGTGGGGGTCTTCGAGGGCATGCTCACCCTGAGCATTGGGCCGGTATTTGATCGGGTCTTGAGCCCAAAGGAAATCAGTTCCGACCTGGTTTTGGTGACGATTCCCCGCATAGGCAAGAGCATTTACCTCCGCCAATTTGTTCCGGGGTATTTTCGCAACGTCTGGACGGTTTTTGCTTTCTTCTTTGTTTCCATGGCGCTGTACAAGGCGATATCGCAGTTTGGCGGGAGCTACATGATCAATTTTGCCGGCCAGGCGGCGGTGATGGACCTCCGCAATCGCGTCTATGAAAAAATCATTCGCCAGCCGCTTCGCTTTTTTCAGGACCATCCCACCGGGAAGTTGATGTCAGCCATCGTCAGCGACATCGAAAAGATTCAATATGTCGTTTCCCAGGCGGTAGCCGACCTCGTTCGGTTCACTTCGACGGCGATCATCCTGTTCAGCGTCATGGTCGTGCTCGACTGGAAGATGGCGCTGGGCGCCGTTTGCCTCTTACCCTTCGTTCTCTATCCCTCGGTGAACCTGGGCAAGCTGATCCGACGCTCTTCGAGGAAGAGCCAGGAAAACGTTGGGGAGATGAGCCGCATTCTGCAGGAGACGATCAGCGGCAACCGGGTTGTCAAAGCGTTTGGGATGGAGAAGTTTGAAATCGAAAAGTTTCGCGAGGCCACCCGACGGCTGCTCAAGAGCAATATGCGATGGGTGCGGGCGCACATCGTATCACCACCGCTCATGGAGGTGCTGGGGGCGATCGCCATCGTCCTTATCCTTCTCTATGCCCGCAATGAGATCCAGCGCGGGGTCATGACCACGGGCATATTTGCTGCTTTCGTCTTTGCGATGTTCAAGCTCTACGAACCGGTCAAAGGGCTGAGCTCGATTTACAACATGTTCCAGCAAGCCTCGGGGGCCTCCTCTTTCATAGCTGAGTATCTCAACCTCGGTGAGGAGATTCAGGAGCGACCGGGGGCGCCGGCGCTGCCGCCGTTCCGCGACTCGATCCAGTTTGACCGCGTCAGCTTTTCTTACGACAGCGGGATGTCGATTCTCAAGGACATCGATCTGAGCGTGCAGGCGGGGGAAGTGGTAGCGATTGTCGGGCTCAGCGGGGCAGGGAAGTCCACCCTGGTCAATCTTCTTCCACGGTTTTACGATGTTACGGAAGGCCGTTTGCTGATAGATGGGCGGGACGTCCGCGATGTGAATCTGAATTCGCTCCGCTCCCAAATTGCTGTTGTCACGCAGGAAACGATCCTGTTTCACGACACCGTCCGAAATAACATTTGCTACGGCTTGAGAGACAAGAAAGACGACGAGGTCATTGCCGCGGCGAGAGCAGCGATGGCGCACGACTTTGTCCTGGAATTACCCCACGGGTATCAAACGGTGATCGGCGAGCGGGGCATGCGGCTTTCAGGGGGGCAGCGGCAGCGGATTGCGATCGCCCGGGCGCTGCTCAAGAATTCCCGCGTCTTGATTCTGGATGAGGCGACCTCCGAGCTGGACAGCGAATCCGAACTGGCCGTCCAGCGCGCGCTTGCCAATTTGATTCAAGGCCGCACGACTTTTGTGATTGCCCACCGGCTTTCCACGATTCGCCGGGCCGACAAGATCATGGTACTCGAAGAGGGGCGGATCGCGGAGGTCGGCAGTCATCAAGATCTCCTCGCCCGCGGCGGGCTATATCAGCGCCTTTACGAGATGCAATTTGTGGAGAACGAGCCAGGAGTGGAGACCACCTCCGTGTAG